The Crassostrea angulata isolate pt1a10 chromosome 1, ASM2561291v2, whole genome shotgun sequence nucleotide sequence atttgttttccactgaaatatttttggtagtactataatatttaaagttaagattttatctgttagtcaacataattttgcatattttctgttggttttatctttctttttcgtttagatatacgtatggcacacactacaaaaatattgaaaaatgcttaaaaatgataaaagacaccatatcttaaaatttttatcattcacCTCATATACATTTTATGCCAGCAGAAAAAGGTCAATAcacttagtttaatactataaatgtttttgcattatcatcattcagttttttgttatattgaatcaaaaatgggtagtaatttgaaaactgatagaggaaattcggactagaatatctataaaaattgtgaatgaaaacttaatgctttgtatccatttaatgtcactaccattcatatactgtatttcatttgtttaagagttaagcaatttgtattattttcacaattaagaaaatctcaatcttagtgtaaaatttttatggatttttcttaaattttcaaaaaatattcaatggacattaactcaaaaagtaggtcattgaaagtgaagaataacactactATGTAAGGTCTATAACGCACAGTAGATGGTTtgtcattatcatcagtggaattttttttcattctgagtaaacgtcatccttaagatAAATATCTGAATTTTTTATAAGAAGAGGAACgtcattgatatttttatttgaatcttTTCTTTACGATAATTCGTAAGTCGGCGGGACATTCGGTTCCAAAAAAATCACGTTGCACACCTACAAAGTTCGGTTTGGTGCCTTCCGGAAGTGTTATTTCAAACCATTGAAGAAGATGGACGCACATCATTAAAATTTCCGACTTTGCTATAGATTCTCCAAGGCATACTCTCCTTCCAGCAGAAAATGGTAGCCAACTGTCCAGTTTTGTAGGATCCATTTTACCATCTTCATCCAAGTAACGGAGCGGATCAAATTTCTCGGGATCTTTCCAATATTTAGTGTCACGATGGAGAGCAAAATGGTTGATTAGGACAACCGTGTCTTTTGGAATGTCGTACCCAcctttgtaaaaacaaaacgcGTTATCTAACTTGTAATTCATCACTAGACATTACGAAAGTGTTTAATACATTTCAGTTACTAATACCTATATATACGAATTGATTTTGTGATATCAATTTTCTTGATCTTCtatttttcatgtttgttttgtagtgaacatgtattttgttcTGATATTATGCCCCCTTATAAAAGAAATAGTTGAGAACGTTTTCCCCTATCAATCCTATGAACATAAAGTCTTTGCCAATATTGTTATTGCATGTTTTtgatatgtaaaataaataataaattcaatataaaaactAGGCACTGAAACCCACAACTTACCAACGTGTGTATCGCAGATGGTAAGATGTGGCAAACCCAGGCCTGCTATTACTCCCGCCCTCATTGTCTCATAGATGCAGGCCTCGGTGTAAGGCAATGACTGTCTGTCAGCGATAGATGGACAACGCCTACCTAAAAGTAAAGGATTTCCAAAAGGTACTTACATTTTCCCTATTGCTCTTGATAAAATTCTCATTAATTCTACAATCACGATGAcagcatttcaaaatatagatATGTGTGATTAACTTGTTTGTCAGGTATTTATACTACtaattacaaaacattattttgtccATTTCtaagttttaatatatatatttgatcgGTGTAGCACAAATTCTAATAAATACTATATCGTAAAAGGTGAACATATACCAATTTTTTTGTCGATCTCCGCATGACATTTTGCCTGTATTTCCGGAAGTCCAGACATGAAGCACAAGAACCATTCTAGGGTCAGTCTCGTCGTATCTACACCAGCTGTAAACGAATGAAAGCAAGTTCTGTATTCATTTAAAACGCTTAACTCAAACAGATGTTTCGATGTATCAAAAGTTTGGTGACGTTTTTCACGTCACAGGTAGAGGTAAGTAATGTCTATGTCTTCATGCTGAAAGGTGACCAAACTCATTACACCAGGAGAAAATGGTTAAGGACAaagctaaataaaaaaagatgtcAATCATGACAGTAAGAtctaatatatacatgtgtctGCGTCTTTGTCcatgataacactacgaatcaatTGTGTATTGTAGAGTCCAATGGATTCAAATTACGTATTGTTGGGGTGCAAGTGGGGTCTacataatttaaagaaataaaataacataaacGTGTCAATATGCtaatatttaattgtaaaattgctaaactatataaatataagctataagaaatcattctttgaacattatgaggtgatattttatctttatatttggGCATTAATGGATTTTACCCATTCTGACCAAAATTATtatctcataatactcaaagaatgattcattattccttatttaaatACTCTTACTCTGTGTGTTTGTAAAACACGCTCAACATAATGCATTATTTGGGTTTAACCTAGCAAATTGGGAATATATAAGGGAAGTAGACCAACACGACCATGTGGTAGTGGGTAGGATAAGTTCTCACCAAAAAAGATATCCGAAACGGTTTGTACAAGATAAGTATCATTTAATTTCTCAAGGGATTCGTCGTCTCCAGATTTTTCCGCCTCAGATCTGGCTACTAGAAGGTGATCGGTAAAATCCCGGATGTTATCTATAAATCAAATAAGATTCTTAAATATTACATACTTAGTGaaaaaaatcgttaaaattGTTATTACCGGGACACGTAACAATATGCTTCAAGCATATCTCAATGCAATCAAAACTGAATTAATCaaaactgaaaaactttaacTAGAAACTGACACATGGGAAGTTTGACGCAGGAACAGCGATAAGGTTTTGTTGAAATGTCAAAACTTTTCACTGGACTCAACACTTCTTGTGGGCAGTTTTGCTTTTTGttaccaaaaatttaaatcatgaagTACTTAGTATTCCAACACTTCAGGAACGAGGATGGCTTACTTGGATCAAACGTTTCCTGGTGTTCGTGTAAGAGTTTATGAAGGAATGAAAACACTCTATCCGCAGCTTCTTTGATGATGACGTAACGTCCGGACGGGTACACATCCTTCAGGAACGGAAGCATATCCTCTCGGAGACCGTTCCCTACAGTTTTGTTTATTAGGTCTTTTTCTCGGAGCAGGAACTCTACATCAGAGTCACCAATCTCCTTACTTCAGAGAAATTAAGAGAGGCTTTTATCATTCATCATAAACAACTTGTGCGTGTTAGCTGATTGTGAGCAACTGAATGAATTTCACAGAAGACATGCACATTCTAGTTCTAGTATATAATGCTAAAAAGCAACGTTTTCTTCTCAAAGCAATAGTATACACCCACTTTTCTCCAAAACAGAGGGTATAAAGCTGGTAGAAGACGATATTGTTAAGGTGAGATTTCATTGCAATGGGTCCCTTCTCTGTCGCCATCATGTTCATCACTTTTGTCATATTATCTTGTGTTAGTTTCTCAAGCAGATCTCCTTGTTGATAATTTCTGGAATTCAAACCAACCTAGTGCTATTCACTTCTAACATGCAagaattattataattacataATAACTTTATAGGCGTATTCTTACAGACATTTATTGAATGTTGCATTTTTTACATGGAGGGGGGTGAAACGGATTGGGTGGGAGATTATAGGACCAGTcgtattttaagcataaaaataaagatttataggtgaatttttcttaatatctttattttcacaGCCGGCCGGACAGACAGATTTATTACAATAGGTCGCCCGTGGAGCTATAATTTTATGTTCGAGAAGGAAAGATGAGGGGTGGGTACTTTCTTCCTGTAATTAATTGAATCATGCATTAGTGTTTGAACTGTATCTTTGGATGTTTCCTCCTTTTTCTCAAAGACGGTTAATCATATTCATTAGTGTTTTCAAATCACCATTCTATCATCTAATTTGAATTTAATCCCAGAACTTgtgatttaaacatatttttttcaaagtgcgtaaagtgtattcataaaaaatatgttgatgCTCCTTCATGGCGCCTTTTGAATCTTTTTTCCAAACTGCGTTCACTTGACTTGGTACCAATTTTTACacactttaaaaatttgttttcaaagtgGGTTGATATGGTCCCAAATTACATgctctttgaaaaaatattcagaTAATTCATTTCCATTTAGCTGTGTAAATGTACCTTAAAGCTTTGATGGCTACACGTCGGTGATACTGCCACATAGGGGAGTAGGACGCCACAGCTATGTCCTTATATCCCTCGCTGACCAAAGAGACTGAATCAAAAAAAATCTAGAACTAATGGGAGTTCTAAATTTATTAAACACTTGAATTGTATGTGTGTATTGGGTCGCCATTTAAACAACAAATAGAATGTCATTTTGATGGTTTATGCGGATGTGAACATAAcaagaaaggaaaaaatatattaaagcgTGTTATTTACGTATTTATTTTTCGGCAGAAAGGATAACACTGGggattaaaaaatgacatgtattattttacaaCGCTAGCTATCTGTATGCATCAAcaaccattattttttaaaaattacatttctttttgAAACTCTCAtcatttctttcctttttttgaaaattactcTGTTTAAAGTTAAAGACGTAATATTGGTTGCTTGGAAGATGTTGAAAACACACTCACACGTTACTGAAGCCGGGCGTCCAGCAAAATCCGCCTTTCTTTTCACCATGGCTTCCATTACAACCTCATAGTTGTTTAGAAAGACGGTTCGGATAGGCCCTGTGAGTAAACGACATTGATGAAGGCATAAAAAAACCACAGAAGGAACATGTTCATTGGAAATAATAATTTCACATGGAATATAGAGAAAGTTTAGTTTGAAATCAATTCCTAAAAATGATCCTCAATATTAATGCAAACTTACCAAAAGAAAACAGAGTAACTGGACCATACTTCTTCGACAGTTGTAGAACTACCCTGTGCAGTAAAGGTTTAGTGTATACTGCAATCATAAGAATGAAAATGGCATATATTTCTCTGCAAAATTCACTTTGAGTTAGGATGGATATTGAATTCACTTGGTTAAGTTATTAAAACTATCACTGCCAAGTACGAACTGATACCATCTGTGAGTCACTTGAATAAATGTCATGTCGATTGTGATGTGACCTTAACATTGGTTAACTTACCTCAGAGCAGGGTCATGGGATGTCATTGGGTTTTCATGATCAGCAACCactgttgcttttttttttaaaaagatatggactgtGCATAAACGTGACAGATGCATACATGTCAATTTAAAGACAGACggatatggtaatttcaaaaaAAGTCCTAAGTTTGTTTGCACATGGTACACACACGACAAATGCATAGATATccaaataaacaataaactaTAACAGACATGGcctgtttttaaaacatcaatacTGAAATTAGTGTCTTTTGTGGCTGCAAGGTCTGAACTACCAAAACAAACCTTGACTGCGTCTAACAAAAGAACCTAcgataaatttttgattttcatgaaatgatCCTTAATGCTCACGATTTTGGCCAAAAATGTCTTAATGTATAAAATGCTtaagtaaggcatttctaataggcaacaaaaatttaaatgtcattAGACAATATATAGacaatacaggtacatgtatattgaacctatttaaacaaaaacaggaaacgagccttgtttacataacaagtAGTTGTGAGTCCTGTATGTTGCTTATATCTCtaagactgactctcaaatttcatttgatcattagaaatgcatttctaaaacattgtaaataataaaaacaggaaagtagaatttgacaaaaatcgtgatcatgccaATTAACGAGCCAGATGTTTCAAAAACCATAAAttgggtcattatcaaaatatgcagacttATGCGTAAGTTTCAatttaaagggaaaaaaataattggggggggggtatacagtACCACTGGATTTTAGAAAACTAAAACTTTAACTTTGAAAacataaattgataattttattgctttaaatttgaaaaaaatttatcatttgtTATCAGATATTGGTGACTTTGTGTTGTCAGTAAATTTTGCCAACGTTTTTAACCAGTCCTACAAAgtattcaataatatttaactttttacTAAAACAATCACCGTAAATACTcaaattaacatttatattttaatttctgctatGCTATACATTACTGAACAAGTTTTCAGTGATATAACGGTGAGTGGTGTAACCAAAAATTGCTCAAGCAATATCcatttaaattatgttttgaaatcagAGATCGTTTGAGATTGAATAAGTGAATAGATCATAAATTCGAAATgataagcttttttttttacagaaaagagACAGAAATGTTAGAGTATAGTggtgcatttttaatttgtatgaaGAAGTTAGTTTTAATTGTCAGTTGCTGTTGTAAAGTATAGACATATAAGGTACAGGCGTTTGCTTCATACAGCGCTGTAGTCAACTGCATTCATTCTGACACATCGTCAAATCTCGCTTCTCAGGTTAAAAAAAGTTAGACCGACAATAGGTTTCCGACGATTTCCATGTGTCAAAcagtaaagttttttttacataccggtatatcaaaACTATACCTTCAAAGTTTCCAATCAGAGGGATGGCCCATGGTCCCGGAGGTAGCCGGTAGATGAACCTCCTCCTGATGAAGTAGACAAGCAGCCCCACGGTAAGGGCCACCAGCACAGTCTGTACGTTCAAAAGGTTGAGTGTCAACATCTTTCCGTCAAATCACTTCAGTTCAGAAGGATTCTGTATCATCTAATGTCAAGCAAAAAGAATTCATTACACCCTTGTGGGGATCTATAGGGGGCGGTCGAAGGAGGAGTTGTCGATCTTGACCCCCTTACAGAAATAGTCCTTGGACCCACCACCACCCACCCATCGCCCAGCCCAACCAGCACAGACAAAATTATTACTAGGCTCCCACTCCTCTGGGAAAATTTCTAGATCCGCTCATGacgctgagagagagagagagagagagagagagagagagagaatgtagatatatatcaatatttaacGATACGGTACACATACTTTGTAGCCTGCACATAGTTTACCAATACTCTTAATCCCTCTCCATGCACATCCCTTTACACTGGatcttttttttatgttatgaaATTCCTCTTCGGATTTCGATCGTCAATCTAATAATTTAAAGGTCAAGGACTTCGAACGAAAAGTCCGCAGATTTGTTTGCAAGAGGCGGATCCAGCTTTGAAAGTGAGAAAATGGGTCAAAGGTTCAGATGATCTAGAAATTGAACCCGATTATGTATATCAAATGGAATCAGTGTGCCAACCATCCATTCATTAATTTCTGTTGTCTTTTCGACTATTCTCTTTGCTGAAGTGACCGACTGttaattgatattcattttaggTCAAACGACCTAAAATGTTTAACCTACATGTATTTCGTGTGCGCTTGCGATTGAATTACGTACGTAAATACACAAAATTCATcatatgtttttatatgaaAGATCAGTGCTTTTTGCAGaaactttcttgaataaaatatgaacGACCCTCGTATCAAATGTCAATTTCAAACGTgtatcatgttgtaaattttgaatttactgggtgggtgtaaatacaaaatttacaacatgatacGTGTACACACACTTCCAGAGGGAACGTGCTCTTTACAAAGCTCCTTCTAACACCTAAAAGTTTAACACAATAAATTCTCCCATTCATTATACATGGAACTATACATGCACATATTTATCATAGTTAATATTGTTCTGTTTCAAGATTACACATTTTCGCATTTGCGCGAATTAATGCTtagatattaattttgtaaataaaacttcAAGTCAAATGCGTTAAAGTCTTTAACTTGAATTCTCACCTGGCGCAAACTATTTTTCTcatgataaatttttatttatttattttttttttttgattatgAGAAAAAGGATAATACGTCAGCTGTCTGGCAGTAATGATAAATCTATTCTACcattctttttaatgaattaagaTATGATTTTACCTCGTTTTAGGCCTAATTAGGCATAATTATTATGCATACtgttttacatgtagatatataatTTCGTATCTGTATTAAAAATGTCTAGTAAAAGCATTTTGTTTTCGCAAAGGGACTACACAGATATATACCGAAGAAGGATACAGGGGGTGGGTCCTAAACACGCGCATGAAGGcaactgaatttttatcaatcagccGCTCAATAATTAAGccagctgtaaaaaaaaatacctcctttacatgtatatataaatacaccttgtgtatttatatatagaggaggtagaatttgtttatatttggcTTACTGAGCGGCtgaatgataaaaattcagATGCCTGTGGT carries:
- the LOC128156411 gene encoding steroid 17-alpha-hydroxylase/17,20 lyase-like isoform X3 — protein: MLTLNLLNVQTVLVALTVGLLVYFIRRRFIYRLPPGPWAIPLIGNFEVYTKPLLHRVVLQLSKKYGPVTLFSFGPIRTVFLNNYEVVMEAMVKRKADFAGRPASVTFSLVSEGYKDIAVASYSPMWQYHRRVAIKALSKEIGDSDVEFLLREKDLINKTVGNGLREDMLPFLKDVYPSGRYVIIKEAADRVFSFLHKLLHEHQETFDPNNIRDFTDHLLVARSEAEKSGDDESLEKLNDTYLVQTVSDIFFAGVDTTRLTLEWFLCFMSGLPEIQAKCHAEIDKKIGRRCPSIADRQSLPYTEACIYETMRAGVIAGLGLPHLTICDTHVGGYDIPKDTVVLINHFALHRDTKYWKDPEKFDPLRYLDEDGKMDPTKLDSWLPFSAGRRVCLGESIAKSEILMMCVHLLQWFEITLPEGTKPNFVGVQRDFFGTECPADLRIIVKKRFK
- the LOC128156411 gene encoding steroid 17-alpha-hydroxylase/17,20 lyase-like isoform X2 gives rise to the protein MLTLNLLNVQTVLVALTVGLLVYFIRRRFIYRLPPGPWAIPLIGNFEVYTKPLLHRVVLQLSKKYGPVTLFSFGPIRTVFLNNYEVVMEAMVKRKADFAGRPASVTFSLVSEGYKDIAVASYSPMWQYHRRVAIKALRNYQQGDLLEKLTQDNMTKVMNMMATEKGPIAMKSHLNNIVFYQLYTLCFGENKEIGDSDVEFLLREKDLINKTVGNGLREDMLPFLKDVYPSGRYVIIKEAADRVFSFLHKLLHEHQETFDPTGVDTTRLTLEWFLCFMSGLPEIQAKCHAEIDKKIGRRCPSIADRQSLPYTEACIYETMRAGVIAGLGLPHLTICDTHVGGYDIPKDTVVLINHFALHRDTKYWKDPEKFDPLRYLDEDGKMDPTKLDSWLPFSAGRRVCLGESIAKSEILMMCVHLLQWFEITLPEGTKPNFVGVQRDFFGTECPADLRIIVKKRFK
- the LOC128156411 gene encoding steroid 17-alpha-hydroxylase/17,20 lyase-like isoform X1; the encoded protein is MLTLNLLNVQTVLVALTVGLLVYFIRRRFIYRLPPGPWAIPLIGNFEVYTKPLLHRVVLQLSKKYGPVTLFSFGPIRTVFLNNYEVVMEAMVKRKADFAGRPASVTFSLVSEGYKDIAVASYSPMWQYHRRVAIKALRNYQQGDLLEKLTQDNMTKVMNMMATEKGPIAMKSHLNNIVFYQLYTLCFGENKEIGDSDVEFLLREKDLINKTVGNGLREDMLPFLKDVYPSGRYVIIKEAADRVFSFLHKLLHEHQETFDPNNIRDFTDHLLVARSEAEKSGDDESLEKLNDTYLVQTVSDIFFAGVDTTRLTLEWFLCFMSGLPEIQAKCHAEIDKKIGRRCPSIADRQSLPYTEACIYETMRAGVIAGLGLPHLTICDTHVGGYDIPKDTVVLINHFALHRDTKYWKDPEKFDPLRYLDEDGKMDPTKLDSWLPFSAGRRVCLGESIAKSEILMMCVHLLQWFEITLPEGTKPNFVGVQRDFFGTECPADLRIIVKKRFK